From Trichoplusia ni isolate ovarian cell line Hi5 chromosome 8, tn1, whole genome shotgun sequence, one genomic window encodes:
- the LOC113496431 gene encoding uncharacterized protein LOC113496431 isoform X2 — protein MALSRCLFRCGARLRQRDALVCPARATSEVLLLFTKNVASRVYHVFSAKMASRSRMLVQLATGVKNNLSVQQSDSNSQIDTLTQDENENAKSSTNTLQTSTEDKDIALDSIRPRSNSTSSSGSSSSSSSSSSSSSSSSGPSVYQDSDDSVKDPDYEAQPKKRAEYSSDTDVEQNITTNYINISDDQHLVTSNIVSTNIENSEEPLSSTNEHAMVSYDLGVIENSESSAIENVSNGNAVGLIVYNSSPTKTGKKRRLNVANWKVNVAKRLRNSGKPYQSTKSKKNMPSRELKPSCKDKCKFKCGFKFTEEQRQTILNDYWSLGAIEKQWTFIANSVDIVIPKQRYVKVDSDGNVATIRNNNNAFFLTISGEKTRVCKLFFKNTLGINNRPIETALKKKNSNTNISSMKDNRGTHSNHYAVDESIKNGIKLFIESIPKIESHYIRANSKRNYIDGSKAVTDLHRDYVEKCKSQNVPYGTYITFYRIFTQDFNISFFTPKKDLCDICEAYKNITDEEKQSKKQDYELHLKEKNLSRIEKEKDKNNKNILVAVYDLQAVFQCPKGDISVFYYKCKLNVLNLTIYNLQNNLVESYVWDESNANRGVNEIATCVYKYLEKISATAEDLDVVFYSDNCAGQQKNKFMISMYTYAVKTLPNLRSITHKYLVKGHTQNEGDSAHSQIEREVKRQLRSGPMYTPDAFIGAIKAARKKSEPFHVNEMCFDDFFDWKSICTQMNFAIMKDEDNNPVKLAGLKMIKVQSSDPDAIFFKESYADELFKKAIVVKKKRNHNSQSINLDLQKAYLQKPGQAERKKADLMDLVNKNLIPRYHKPFYESL, from the exons ATGGCGTTATCACGTTGTCTCTTTCGGTGTGGCGCACGACTTCGACAACGCGACGCGTTAGTTTGCCCCGCACGCGCAACGAGTGAAGTGCTCCTGCTTTTCACAAAAAACGTGGCATCACGAGTATACCACGTTTTTAGTGCAAAG atgGCATCACGATCTAGGATGTTAGTTCAATTAGCTACaggtgttaaaaataatttaagtgtaCAACAAAGTGATTCAAACTCTCAGATAGATACTTTAACACAAGATGAGAATGAAAATGCCAAAAGCTCGACCAATACATTGCAGACATCAAcagaag ACAAAGACATCGCATTAGATTCCATCCGACCTCGTAGTAATTCGACTAGTAGCAGCGGTTCCTCTAGTTCTAGCAGTTCTTCGAGTTCTAGCAGTTCTTCAAGCAGTGGCCCATCTGTGTATCAAG ACAGCGACGACTCAGTAAAGGATCCTGATTATGAAGCCCAACCAAAAAAACGTGCTGAGTATTCTTCTGATACTGACGTGGAACAAAATATCACTACTAACTATATAAACATTTCGGATGATCAACATTTGGTAACATCTAATATAGTTTCAACAAACATTGAAAACTCCGAGGAACCACTTTCGTCTACAAACGAACATGCTATGGTATCCTACGATCTCGGTGTCATAGAGAACAGTGAATCTTCTGCGATTGAAAACGTAAGTAATGGAAATGCTGTAGGTCTAATAGTGTATAATTCTAGTCCAACTAAAACTGGTAAAAAAAGAAGACTAAATGTAGCAAACTGGAAAGTCAATGTAGCTAAACGACTGAGAAATAGTGGGAAGCCTTATCAATCTACcaaatcaaaaaaaaacatgccaaGTCGTGAATTGAAACCTTCTTGTAaagataaatgtaaatttaaatgtgGGTTTAAATTTACAGAGGAGCAAAGACAGAccattttaaatgattattggAGCTTAGGTGCAATAGAAAAACAATGGACGTTTATTGCTAATAGCGTAGACATAGTCATCCCAAAACAACGTTACGTTAAAGTTGATTCGGATGGAAATGTTGCAACTATTCGAAACAACAACAACGCTTTCTTTTTGACGATTTCTGGTGAAAAAACAAgagtttgtaaattgtttttcaaaaatactttggGGATTAATAATCGACCCATAGAGACtgctttgaaaaagaaaaatagcaaCACTAATATTTCTTCCATGAAAGATAACCGAGGTACTCATTCAAACCATTATGCAGTGGACGAAAGCATTAAAAATGGCATCAAATTGTTTATTGAGTCTATACCGAAGATTGAGTCACATTATATCCGGGCTAACTCAAAACGAAATTATATTGATGGTAGCAAAGCTGTCACAGATCTTCATAGAGATTATGTAGAAAAATGCAAATCCCAAAACGTCCCCTATGGAACCTACATTACATTTTATCGTATTTTCACACAAGATTTTAACATTTCGTTTTTCACTCCTAAAAAGGATTTATGCGATATTTGCGAAGCCTATAAAAACATCACAGATGAAGAGAAACAATCTAAGAAACAAGATTATGAATTACATCTTAAGGAAAAGAATTTGTCTcgtattgaaaaagaaaaagataagaacaacaaaaatattttagtagcgGTCTATGATCTTCAAGCAGTGTTCCAATGCCCCAAAGGAGACATCTCAGTTTTTTACTACAAGTGCAAACTAAATGtacttaatttaacaatttataacttacaaaataatttagttgaGAGTTATGTATGGGATGAGTCTAACGCCAATAGAGGTGTCAACGAAATAGCTACCTGTGTTTACAAATACCTGGAGAAAATTTCGGCAACGGCTGAAGACCTCGATGTTGTCTTTTATTCAGACAATTGTGCCGGacagcaaaaaaataagttcatgaTCTCAATGTACACTTACGCAGTCAAAACTCTGCCAAATCTCAGATCAATTACACACAAATACCTCGTTAAAGGACATACGCAGAACGAGGGCGATTCAGCTCACTCTCAAATAGAGAGAGAAGTTAAAAGGCAATTGAGATCAGGACCAATGTATACACCTGACGCATTTATCGGGGCTATAAAGGCGGCACGGAAAAAAAGCGAGCCATTTCATGTTAATGAAATGTGCTTCGATGATTTTTTTGATTGGAAAAGTATATGCACTCAAATGAACTTTGCAATAATGAAAGATGAAGACAATAATCCTGTGAAACTGGCTGGACTGAAGATGATAAAAGTTCAAAGCTCTGATCCCGATGccatatttttcaaagaatCGTACGCTGACGAATTATTTAAGAAAGCTATAGTGgtgaaaaaaaagagaaatcatAATAGTCAAAGCATTAATTTAGATTTGCAAAAGGCCTATCTTCAAAAACCTGGACAAGCAGAGCGAAAAAAAGCTGATCTCATGGATTTGGTCAATAAAAACCTCATTCCTAGATACCACAAGCCATTTTACGAATCGTTGTAA
- the LOC113496431 gene encoding uncharacterized protein LOC113496431 isoform X1 — protein sequence MALSRCLFRCGARLRQRDALVCPARATSEVLLLFTKNVASRVYHVFSAKMASRSRMLVQLATGVKNNLSVQQSDSNSQIDTLTQDENENAKSSTNTLQTSTEDKDIALDSIRPRSNSTSSSGSSSSSSSSSSSSSSSSGPSVYQGKLIYIPLFSQNSRVIDQINTTPLHFKNFDCIYNVSDSDDSVKDPDYEAQPKKRAEYSSDTDVEQNITTNYINISDDQHLVTSNIVSTNIENSEEPLSSTNEHAMVSYDLGVIENSESSAIENVSNGNAVGLIVYNSSPTKTGKKRRLNVANWKVNVAKRLRNSGKPYQSTKSKKNMPSRELKPSCKDKCKFKCGFKFTEEQRQTILNDYWSLGAIEKQWTFIANSVDIVIPKQRYVKVDSDGNVATIRNNNNAFFLTISGEKTRVCKLFFKNTLGINNRPIETALKKKNSNTNISSMKDNRGTHSNHYAVDESIKNGIKLFIESIPKIESHYIRANSKRNYIDGSKAVTDLHRDYVEKCKSQNVPYGTYITFYRIFTQDFNISFFTPKKDLCDICEAYKNITDEEKQSKKQDYELHLKEKNLSRIEKEKDKNNKNILVAVYDLQAVFQCPKGDISVFYYKCKLNVLNLTIYNLQNNLVESYVWDESNANRGVNEIATCVYKYLEKISATAEDLDVVFYSDNCAGQQKNKFMISMYTYAVKTLPNLRSITHKYLVKGHTQNEGDSAHSQIEREVKRQLRSGPMYTPDAFIGAIKAARKKSEPFHVNEMCFDDFFDWKSICTQMNFAIMKDEDNNPVKLAGLKMIKVQSSDPDAIFFKESYADELFKKAIVVKKKRNHNSQSINLDLQKAYLQKPGQAERKKADLMDLVNKNLIPRYHKPFYESL from the exons ATGGCGTTATCACGTTGTCTCTTTCGGTGTGGCGCACGACTTCGACAACGCGACGCGTTAGTTTGCCCCGCACGCGCAACGAGTGAAGTGCTCCTGCTTTTCACAAAAAACGTGGCATCACGAGTATACCACGTTTTTAGTGCAAAG atgGCATCACGATCTAGGATGTTAGTTCAATTAGCTACaggtgttaaaaataatttaagtgtaCAACAAAGTGATTCAAACTCTCAGATAGATACTTTAACACAAGATGAGAATGAAAATGCCAAAAGCTCGACCAATACATTGCAGACATCAAcagaag ACAAAGACATCGCATTAGATTCCATCCGACCTCGTAGTAATTCGACTAGTAGCAGCGGTTCCTCTAGTTCTAGCAGTTCTTCGAGTTCTAGCAGTTCTTCAAGCAGTGGCCCATCTGTGTATCAAGGTAAGTTAATTTATATCCCACTTTTCTCACAAAATTCGAGGGTAATTGATCAAATCAATACCACACCACTACACTTCAAGAATTTTGATTGCATTTATAACGTTTCAGACAGCGACGACTCAGTAAAGGATCCTGATTATGAAGCCCAACCAAAAAAACGTGCTGAGTATTCTTCTGATACTGACGTGGAACAAAATATCACTACTAACTATATAAACATTTCGGATGATCAACATTTGGTAACATCTAATATAGTTTCAACAAACATTGAAAACTCCGAGGAACCACTTTCGTCTACAAACGAACATGCTATGGTATCCTACGATCTCGGTGTCATAGAGAACAGTGAATCTTCTGCGATTGAAAACGTAAGTAATGGAAATGCTGTAGGTCTAATAGTGTATAATTCTAGTCCAACTAAAACTGGTAAAAAAAGAAGACTAAATGTAGCAAACTGGAAAGTCAATGTAGCTAAACGACTGAGAAATAGTGGGAAGCCTTATCAATCTACcaaatcaaaaaaaaacatgccaaGTCGTGAATTGAAACCTTCTTGTAaagataaatgtaaatttaaatgtgGGTTTAAATTTACAGAGGAGCAAAGACAGAccattttaaatgattattggAGCTTAGGTGCAATAGAAAAACAATGGACGTTTATTGCTAATAGCGTAGACATAGTCATCCCAAAACAACGTTACGTTAAAGTTGATTCGGATGGAAATGTTGCAACTATTCGAAACAACAACAACGCTTTCTTTTTGACGATTTCTGGTGAAAAAACAAgagtttgtaaattgtttttcaaaaatactttggGGATTAATAATCGACCCATAGAGACtgctttgaaaaagaaaaatagcaaCACTAATATTTCTTCCATGAAAGATAACCGAGGTACTCATTCAAACCATTATGCAGTGGACGAAAGCATTAAAAATGGCATCAAATTGTTTATTGAGTCTATACCGAAGATTGAGTCACATTATATCCGGGCTAACTCAAAACGAAATTATATTGATGGTAGCAAAGCTGTCACAGATCTTCATAGAGATTATGTAGAAAAATGCAAATCCCAAAACGTCCCCTATGGAACCTACATTACATTTTATCGTATTTTCACACAAGATTTTAACATTTCGTTTTTCACTCCTAAAAAGGATTTATGCGATATTTGCGAAGCCTATAAAAACATCACAGATGAAGAGAAACAATCTAAGAAACAAGATTATGAATTACATCTTAAGGAAAAGAATTTGTCTcgtattgaaaaagaaaaagataagaacaacaaaaatattttagtagcgGTCTATGATCTTCAAGCAGTGTTCCAATGCCCCAAAGGAGACATCTCAGTTTTTTACTACAAGTGCAAACTAAATGtacttaatttaacaatttataacttacaaaataatttagttgaGAGTTATGTATGGGATGAGTCTAACGCCAATAGAGGTGTCAACGAAATAGCTACCTGTGTTTACAAATACCTGGAGAAAATTTCGGCAACGGCTGAAGACCTCGATGTTGTCTTTTATTCAGACAATTGTGCCGGacagcaaaaaaataagttcatgaTCTCAATGTACACTTACGCAGTCAAAACTCTGCCAAATCTCAGATCAATTACACACAAATACCTCGTTAAAGGACATACGCAGAACGAGGGCGATTCAGCTCACTCTCAAATAGAGAGAGAAGTTAAAAGGCAATTGAGATCAGGACCAATGTATACACCTGACGCATTTATCGGGGCTATAAAGGCGGCACGGAAAAAAAGCGAGCCATTTCATGTTAATGAAATGTGCTTCGATGATTTTTTTGATTGGAAAAGTATATGCACTCAAATGAACTTTGCAATAATGAAAGATGAAGACAATAATCCTGTGAAACTGGCTGGACTGAAGATGATAAAAGTTCAAAGCTCTGATCCCGATGccatatttttcaaagaatCGTACGCTGACGAATTATTTAAGAAAGCTATAGTGgtgaaaaaaaagagaaatcatAATAGTCAAAGCATTAATTTAGATTTGCAAAAGGCCTATCTTCAAAAACCTGGACAAGCAGAGCGAAAAAAAGCTGATCTCATGGATTTGGTCAATAAAAACCTCATTCCTAGATACCACAAGCCATTTTACGAATCGTTGTAA
- the LOC113496433 gene encoding orexin receptor type 2-like — translation MEMTPLRIPSSEMSEDANYNFSSHTNHETRHHWRHHNHSHMREGHRHNVVDLLSNSIMEAMNSKFVPDNSVLPDLEPLSTHMEGALERQHPLRLNATLNRSELELLSDEFMYRHGGAMTAVYCAAYLLVFLVGLVGNCFVIAVVYRSPRMRTVTNFFIVNLAVADILVIVFCLPATLMSNIFVRKYRSVK, via the coding sequence ATGGAGATGACACCTTTGAGGATTCCGTCGAGTGAAATGAGTGAGGATGCTAACTATAACTTTTCTTCTCACACGAACCACGAGACGCGCCACCACTGGCGGCACCACAACCACTCCCACATGAGGGAGGGCCACAGGCATAACGTGGTGGACTTGTTGTCAAACTCTATAATGGAGGCGATGAACAGTAAGTTCGTGCCGGACAACAGCGTGCTGCCGGACCTGGAGCCGCTGTCCACGCACATGGAGGGCGCGCTGGAGCGGCAGCACCCGTTGCGGCTGAACGCGACGCTCAACCGCTCCGAGCTGGAGCTGCTGTCCGACGAGTTCATGTACCGGCACGGCGGCGCCATGACGGCCGTGTACTGCGCCGCCTACCTGCTGGTGTTCCTGGTCGGCCTGGTCGGGAACTGCTTCGTCATCGCCGTGGTGTACCGCTCGCCGCGCATGAGGACGGTCACCAACTTCTTCATCGTCAACCTGGCCGTCGCGGACATTCTTGTGATCGTGTTCTGTTTGCCAGCGACCCTCATGTCCAACATATTTGTCCGTAAGTACCGTAGCGTTAAGTAA